One segment of Carya illinoinensis cultivar Pawnee chromosome 1, C.illinoinensisPawnee_v1, whole genome shotgun sequence DNA contains the following:
- the LOC122280886 gene encoding developmentally-regulated G-protein 2 isoform X2, whose amino-acid sequence MGIIEKIREIEAEMARTQKNKATEYHLGQLKAKIAKLRTQLLEPPKGSSGGGEGFEVTKFGHGRVALIGFPSVGKSTLLTMLTGTHSEAASYEFTTLTCIPGIIHYNDTKIQLLDLPGIIEGASEGKGRGRQVIAVAKSSDIVLMVLDASKSEGHRQILTKELEAVGLRLNKRPPQIYFKKKKTGGISFNSTHPLTHVDEKLCYQILHEYKIHNAELNFDRLLAKMWEEMGLVRVYTKPQGQQPDFGDPVVLSADRGGCTVEDFCNHIHRSLVKDVKYVLAWGTSARHYPQHCGLSHVLQDEDVVQIVKKKEKEEEGRGRFKSHSTAPARISDRVKKAPLKT is encoded by the exons ATGGGTATCATTGAAAAGATCCGAGAAATCGAAGCCGAGATGGCTCGGacacaaaaaaacaaagcaacgG AGTATCATCTTGGTCAGCTCAAAGCGAAGATAGCAAAGCTAAGGACGCAATTGTTGGAGCCTCCAAAG GGTTCTAGTGGTGGTGGAGAGGGTTTTGAAGTTACCAAGTTTGGACATGGACGTGTTGCACTAATAGGATTTCCAAG TGTGGGGAAGTCGACACTTTTAACCATGTTAACGGGCACTCATTCAGAAGCTGCTTCTTATGAGTTCACAACACTTACTTGCATTCCTGGGATTATACACTACAATGACACAAAAATTCAGTTGCTCGACCTTCCTGGTATTATTGAAGGTGCATCTGAAGGCAAGGGACGTGGGAGGCAG GTTATTGCTGTTGCCAAGTCTTCGGACATTGTGTTGATGGTTCTTGATGCCTCGAAG aGTGAGGGACATCGGCAGATATTGACAAAGGAACTGGAAGCTGTGGGCTTGCGTCTAAACAAAAGACCTCCTCAG ATAtacttcaaaaagaaaaaaactggaGGCATTTCATTCAACAGTACTCATCCTTTAACTCATGTGGATGAAAAGCTTTGTTATCAAATTTTACACGAATACAAAATCCACAATGCAGAG CTCAACTTCGACAGACTACTTGCAAAAATGTGGGAGGAAATGGGGCTTGTAAGAGTTTACACAAAGCCACAAGGCCAGCAACCTGATTTTGGAGATCCTGTTGTTCTTTCTGCT GATAGAGGTGGCTGCACTGTTGAAGACTTTTGTAACCACATACACAGAAGTTTGGTCAAGGATGTGAAGTATGTGCTAGCTTGGGGTACAAGTGCGAGGCACTACCCACAGCATTGTGGCCTTAGCCATGTTCTTCAAGATGAGGATGTAGTTCAGATTGTTAAGAAAAAG GAAAAGGAAGAGGAAGGAAGAGGTCGGTTTAAGTCGCATTCTACAGCACCTGCTCGGATATCTGATAGGGTGAAAAAAGCTCCATTGAAGACATAA
- the LOC122280886 gene encoding developmentally-regulated G-protein 2 isoform X1, producing the protein MGIIEKIREIEAEMARTQKNKATEYHLGQLKAKIAKLRTQLLEPPKGSSGGGEGFEVTKFGHGRVALIGFPSVGKSTLLTMLTGTHSEAASYEFTTLTCIPGIIHYNDTKIQLLDLPGIIEGASEGKGRGRQVIAVAKSSDIVLMVLDASKSEGHRQILTKELEAVGLRLNKRPPQIYFKKKKTGGISFNSTHPLTHVDEKLCYQILHEYKIHNAELLFREDATVDDLIDVIEGNRKYMKCIYVYNKIDVIGIDDVDKLARQPNSVVISCNLKLNFDRLLAKMWEEMGLVRVYTKPQGQQPDFGDPVVLSADRGGCTVEDFCNHIHRSLVKDVKYVLAWGTSARHYPQHCGLSHVLQDEDVVQIVKKKEKEEEGRGRFKSHSTAPARISDRVKKAPLKT; encoded by the exons ATGGGTATCATTGAAAAGATCCGAGAAATCGAAGCCGAGATGGCTCGGacacaaaaaaacaaagcaacgG AGTATCATCTTGGTCAGCTCAAAGCGAAGATAGCAAAGCTAAGGACGCAATTGTTGGAGCCTCCAAAG GGTTCTAGTGGTGGTGGAGAGGGTTTTGAAGTTACCAAGTTTGGACATGGACGTGTTGCACTAATAGGATTTCCAAG TGTGGGGAAGTCGACACTTTTAACCATGTTAACGGGCACTCATTCAGAAGCTGCTTCTTATGAGTTCACAACACTTACTTGCATTCCTGGGATTATACACTACAATGACACAAAAATTCAGTTGCTCGACCTTCCTGGTATTATTGAAGGTGCATCTGAAGGCAAGGGACGTGGGAGGCAG GTTATTGCTGTTGCCAAGTCTTCGGACATTGTGTTGATGGTTCTTGATGCCTCGAAG aGTGAGGGACATCGGCAGATATTGACAAAGGAACTGGAAGCTGTGGGCTTGCGTCTAAACAAAAGACCTCCTCAG ATAtacttcaaaaagaaaaaaactggaGGCATTTCATTCAACAGTACTCATCCTTTAACTCATGTGGATGAAAAGCTTTGTTATCAAATTTTACACGAATACAAAATCCACAATGCAGAG TTGCTATTTCGTGAGGATGCCACAGTGGATGATCTTATAGATGTCATTGAGGGAAACCGtaaatatatgaagtgtataTATGTTTACAACAAGATAGATGTTATTGGTATCGATGATGTTGACAAATTAGCCCGGCAACCTAATTCTGTTGTCATTAGTTGCAATCTGAAG CTCAACTTCGACAGACTACTTGCAAAAATGTGGGAGGAAATGGGGCTTGTAAGAGTTTACACAAAGCCACAAGGCCAGCAACCTGATTTTGGAGATCCTGTTGTTCTTTCTGCT GATAGAGGTGGCTGCACTGTTGAAGACTTTTGTAACCACATACACAGAAGTTTGGTCAAGGATGTGAAGTATGTGCTAGCTTGGGGTACAAGTGCGAGGCACTACCCACAGCATTGTGGCCTTAGCCATGTTCTTCAAGATGAGGATGTAGTTCAGATTGTTAAGAAAAAG GAAAAGGAAGAGGAAGGAAGAGGTCGGTTTAAGTCGCATTCTACAGCACCTGCTCGGATATCTGATAGGGTGAAAAAAGCTCCATTGAAGACATAA
- the LOC122280886 gene encoding developmentally-regulated G-protein 2 isoform X3: MLTGTHSEAASYEFTTLTCIPGIIHYNDTKIQLLDLPGIIEGASEGKGRGRQVIAVAKSSDIVLMVLDASKSEGHRQILTKELEAVGLRLNKRPPQIYFKKKKTGGISFNSTHPLTHVDEKLCYQILHEYKIHNAELLFREDATVDDLIDVIEGNRKYMKCIYVYNKIDVIGIDDVDKLARQPNSVVISCNLKLNFDRLLAKMWEEMGLVRVYTKPQGQQPDFGDPVVLSADRGGCTVEDFCNHIHRSLVKDVKYVLAWGTSARHYPQHCGLSHVLQDEDVVQIVKKKEKEEEGRGRFKSHSTAPARISDRVKKAPLKT, translated from the exons ATGTTAACGGGCACTCATTCAGAAGCTGCTTCTTATGAGTTCACAACACTTACTTGCATTCCTGGGATTATACACTACAATGACACAAAAATTCAGTTGCTCGACCTTCCTGGTATTATTGAAGGTGCATCTGAAGGCAAGGGACGTGGGAGGCAG GTTATTGCTGTTGCCAAGTCTTCGGACATTGTGTTGATGGTTCTTGATGCCTCGAAG aGTGAGGGACATCGGCAGATATTGACAAAGGAACTGGAAGCTGTGGGCTTGCGTCTAAACAAAAGACCTCCTCAG ATAtacttcaaaaagaaaaaaactggaGGCATTTCATTCAACAGTACTCATCCTTTAACTCATGTGGATGAAAAGCTTTGTTATCAAATTTTACACGAATACAAAATCCACAATGCAGAG TTGCTATTTCGTGAGGATGCCACAGTGGATGATCTTATAGATGTCATTGAGGGAAACCGtaaatatatgaagtgtataTATGTTTACAACAAGATAGATGTTATTGGTATCGATGATGTTGACAAATTAGCCCGGCAACCTAATTCTGTTGTCATTAGTTGCAATCTGAAG CTCAACTTCGACAGACTACTTGCAAAAATGTGGGAGGAAATGGGGCTTGTAAGAGTTTACACAAAGCCACAAGGCCAGCAACCTGATTTTGGAGATCCTGTTGTTCTTTCTGCT GATAGAGGTGGCTGCACTGTTGAAGACTTTTGTAACCACATACACAGAAGTTTGGTCAAGGATGTGAAGTATGTGCTAGCTTGGGGTACAAGTGCGAGGCACTACCCACAGCATTGTGGCCTTAGCCATGTTCTTCAAGATGAGGATGTAGTTCAGATTGTTAAGAAAAAG GAAAAGGAAGAGGAAGGAAGAGGTCGGTTTAAGTCGCATTCTACAGCACCTGCTCGGATATCTGATAGGGTGAAAAAAGCTCCATTGAAGACATAA